A genomic stretch from Desulfohalobium retbaense DSM 5692 includes:
- a CDS encoding PaaI family thioesterase, whose amino-acid sequence MATTPIQHQYDPDFCHCYGCGRMNEHGLQLKSYWLGEEAVARFTPKDEHMALPGFVYGGLLASLVDCHGVGTAAAVAATEKGGCKDEPLGRYVTAALQVTFRKPTPLGPELVLRGRLKERRKSKLVIGVEIEAEGEVTVRGEVVAAPMPASMG is encoded by the coding sequence GTGGCCACTACCCCGATTCAGCATCAGTATGACCCGGATTTTTGTCATTGTTATGGTTGCGGACGTATGAACGAGCACGGCCTGCAGCTCAAGAGCTATTGGTTGGGCGAGGAGGCGGTGGCCCGTTTTACGCCAAAGGACGAACATATGGCCTTGCCGGGCTTTGTTTATGGCGGGCTTTTGGCCTCGCTGGTCGATTGCCACGGCGTCGGCACAGCGGCAGCCGTGGCGGCAACTGAAAAAGGGGGGTGCAAGGATGAACCGTTGGGGCGGTATGTGACCGCCGCCTTGCAGGTCACCTTTCGCAAGCCGACACCGCTGGGGCCGGAACTCGTTCTTCGGGGGCGGCTCAAAGAGCGCCGCAAAAGCAAACTGGTGATCGGTGTGGAGATCGAAGCCGAAGGAGAAGTCACGGTCCGTGGCGAAGTAGTGGCAGCGCCGATGCCGGCAAGTATGGGGTAA